The Arachis hypogaea cultivar Tifrunner chromosome 14, arahy.Tifrunner.gnm2.J5K5, whole genome shotgun sequence genome has a segment encoding these proteins:
- the LOC112743560 gene encoding uncharacterized protein yields MASMIPLQTIIPSITKIPFAGTNGNGSGSVAFSTGGRIHHEKKIKNKIGSSVVVSAVGDLAADSTTYLVAGAIAVALVGTAFPIVFSRKDTCPECDGAGFVRKAGATLRANAARKDQAQIVCARCNGLGKLNQIDK; encoded by the exons ATGGCATCGATGATTCCCTTGCAAACCATAATTCCCAGCATTACTAAGATCCCATTTGCAGGAACAAATGGAAATGGAAGTGGTAGTGTAGCATTTAGCACCGGTGGAAGGATTCATCATGAGAAGAAGATCAAGAATAAAATTGGATCTTCAGTTGTGGTTTCTGCAGTTGGAGACTTAGCAGCAGATAGCACCACTTACCTTGTTGCTGGTGCCATTGCTGTCGCACTTGTTGGAACTGCTTTCCCCATCGTCTTCTCTCGCAAAGACAC ATGTCCAGAATGTGATGGAGCAGGGTTTGTTAGGAAGGCTGGAGCAACATTGAGAGCAAATGCAGCACGTAAGGATCAAGCCCAAATCGTTTGTGCTCGCTGCAATGGTTTGGGCAAACTTAACCAAATTGACAAATAA